The following coding sequences are from one Photobacterium angustum window:
- a CDS encoding LemA family protein, producing MFNLPKVLKWVFSFALLLQLTGCGINTIPTLDEQVNADWAQVENNYQRRADLIPNLVATVKGYASHEKDTLTAVTEARAKVSSMQVTPETLNNPEAFKKFEAAQGQLSSALSRLMVVSERYPDLKANEQFIALQAQLEGTENRIAVARRDYINSVKAFNTEIRTFPGRIWHWIMYSDLTVKPNFSATTPNADVAPKVAF from the coding sequence ATGTTTAATCTTCCAAAAGTACTGAAATGGGTATTTAGCTTCGCTTTACTGCTCCAACTGACCGGTTGCGGTATTAATACAATTCCAACGCTCGATGAACAAGTAAATGCAGACTGGGCACAAGTTGAAAATAATTACCAACGCCGTGCTGATTTGATCCCGAACCTTGTAGCAACGGTGAAAGGCTATGCTAGCCATGAAAAAGATACATTAACGGCTGTTACAGAAGCACGTGCAAAAGTCTCTTCTATGCAGGTTACCCCTGAAACATTAAACAACCCTGAAGCCTTTAAAAAGTTTGAAGCAGCCCAAGGACAACTAAGCAGTGCGCTATCTCGTTTAATGGTTGTATCTGAGCGTTATCCTGATTTAAAAGCCAATGAGCAATTTATCGCACTACAAGCACAACTTGAAGGCACAGAAAACCGTATTGCCGTTGCTCGTCGTGATTACATTAATAGTGTTAAAGCCTTTAATACAGAAATTCGTACTTTCCCAGGTCGTATCTGGCATTGGATCATGTATAGCGATTTAACCGTTAAACCAAACTTCTCAGCAACGACACCCAATGCTGATGTTGCACCTAAGGTAGCATTCTAA
- a CDS encoding SulP family inorganic anion transporter yields the protein MFKNLKLDWTSNIRGDLLAGIVVALALIPEAIAFSIIAGVDPKVGLYASFSISVVIAITGSRSGMISAATGAMALLMVTLVKEHGLEYLLATTVLTGILQLLAGYLKLGELMRFVSRAVITGFVNALAILIFMAQLPELTNVTWHVYALTAAGLGIIYLFPYIPVIGKLIPSPLVCIITLTTISIMFGIDVRTVGDMGNLPDTLPIFLWPNVPLNFETLSIIFPYAIGLAAVGLLESMMTATIIDDLTDTASNKNQECKGQGIANIFTGLLGGMAGCAMIGQSIINIKSGGRGRLSSLAAGVFLLFMVVFLGPWIKQIPMAALVAVMIMVAIGTFSWRSILDLKKHPLSTNLVMLATVGIVVATHNLAIGVLVGVILASLFFAHQISHMTVQKSDLPKNKSREYAVIGQVFFASSNKFIESFDFKEMIETVTIDLSSAHFWDVCSVTALDKVILKFRRSGIHVDLIGMNSASRTIVDKFCIHDKPDALDALLTGH from the coding sequence ATGTTCAAAAATTTAAAACTCGACTGGACGTCTAATATTCGTGGTGACTTACTTGCAGGGATCGTTGTTGCTTTAGCATTAATCCCTGAAGCGATTGCCTTTTCTATAATTGCAGGTGTTGACCCCAAAGTAGGACTATACGCCTCATTTAGTATCTCTGTTGTCATTGCCATTACAGGTAGTCGTTCAGGCATGATCTCTGCTGCAACGGGTGCTATGGCGCTGTTAATGGTGACTTTAGTCAAAGAGCATGGACTAGAATACTTACTTGCTACAACAGTGCTAACCGGTATTTTGCAACTTTTAGCCGGCTATTTAAAATTGGGGGAATTAATGCGTTTTGTTTCCCGAGCCGTTATTACAGGCTTCGTTAATGCATTAGCCATTTTAATTTTTATGGCGCAATTACCCGAATTAACCAATGTTACATGGCATGTATACGCATTAACGGCGGCAGGTCTTGGTATTATTTATCTATTCCCTTATATCCCAGTTATTGGAAAATTAATCCCATCACCACTTGTCTGCATTATAACCTTAACCACTATCTCCATTATGTTCGGAATAGATGTACGTACTGTGGGTGATATGGGTAACTTACCCGATACTCTTCCCATTTTTCTATGGCCAAATGTGCCTTTAAATTTTGAAACCCTGAGTATTATTTTCCCTTACGCGATAGGACTTGCCGCCGTCGGTTTATTAGAATCAATGATGACAGCAACTATCATTGATGATCTCACCGATACAGCAAGTAATAAAAACCAAGAATGTAAAGGTCAAGGCATTGCCAATATTTTTACAGGCTTGCTAGGTGGAATGGCGGGATGTGCCATGATTGGACAATCCATAATTAATATAAAATCAGGTGGACGAGGAAGACTGTCTTCTTTAGCTGCTGGTGTTTTTTTATTATTTATGGTGGTTTTTCTTGGCCCTTGGATAAAACAGATCCCAATGGCTGCATTAGTTGCTGTGATGATCATGGTCGCTATCGGTACTTTTTCATGGCGTTCGATATTGGATCTTAAAAAGCACCCACTATCGACTAACCTTGTCATGCTAGCGACAGTCGGCATTGTTGTCGCAACCCATAATTTGGCTATAGGCGTATTAGTCGGTGTAATACTTGCGTCATTGTTTTTCGCGCACCAAATTAGCCATATGACAGTTCAGAAAAGTGATCTACCGAAAAATAAATCCCGAGAGTATGCCGTAATTGGACAAGTCTTTTTTGCTTCATCCAATAAGTTTATCGAGTCATTTGATTTTAAAGAAATGATAGAGACGGTAACGATAGACTTATCATCTGCGCACTTCTGGGACGTTTGTTCGGTAACAGCATTAGATAAAGTCATTCTCAAGTTTCGCCGTTCAGGGATTCATGTCGACCTCATTGGAATGAACTCGGCATCCCGTACCATTGTCGATAAATTCTGCATACACGATAAACCAGACGCTCTTGATGCACTGCTGACTGGGCATTAA
- a CDS encoding DUF2867 domain-containing protein, with the protein MIKEITFPSSAGISGNEKGRYYRDSFSVNISQQNLNAIDVYYAIFSHLPKPVIIAMKIRNKIMGWLGFSAGATEMSLPKEQIATGKQAGFLVFESVSEMEVVAAAYEKNMDMWLSVLKLSEREYAVSTLVNLKTRSGRLYMAFIKPFHKLVAKFCIAQALGAKRI; encoded by the coding sequence ATGATCAAAGAAATCACCTTTCCAAGTTCAGCTGGGATCTCAGGCAATGAAAAAGGCCGCTATTATCGTGATTCCTTTTCCGTCAATATTAGTCAACAAAACTTAAATGCCATTGATGTGTATTATGCTATTTTTTCACATCTACCTAAGCCTGTGATTATTGCAATGAAAATAAGAAATAAGATCATGGGTTGGCTGGGTTTTTCAGCGGGCGCAACGGAAATGTCGTTACCAAAAGAGCAAATAGCCACAGGTAAACAAGCTGGTTTTCTTGTGTTTGAATCGGTATCGGAAATGGAGGTAGTTGCAGCAGCTTATGAGAAAAATATGGATATGTGGTTATCCGTATTAAAGCTTTCTGAAAGAGAATACGCGGTTTCAACATTGGTGAATTTAAAAACACGATCTGGACGTTTATACATGGCGTTCATTAAACCTTTTCATAAGCTGGTAGCTAAGTTCTGTATTGCTCAAGCATTGGGTGCAAAGCGTATTTAA
- a CDS encoding GlpM family protein, which produces MVALFFKCLLGAFAVLLIALLSKSKSFYISGLVPLFPTFALIAHYIVGTERTMADLRMTALFGLYSLIPYAAYLIAVYYFSYKYELVWTLSLAALVWAFFACLLLMGWTKFSPALS; this is translated from the coding sequence ATGGTAGCGTTATTTTTCAAGTGTTTGTTAGGGGCTTTTGCTGTTTTGCTCATTGCGTTACTTTCTAAAAGTAAGAGCTTTTATATCTCAGGCTTAGTGCCGTTATTTCCTACCTTTGCTTTAATCGCGCACTATATCGTCGGCACAGAACGCACCATGGCAGATTTACGTATGACCGCATTGTTTGGACTCTATTCGTTAATCCCTTATGCGGCATACCTTATTGCTGTTTATTACTTTAGTTATAAATATGAGTTAGTTTGGACACTATCATTGGCAGCATTAGTATGGGCGTTCTTTGCTTGTTTGTTACTAATGGGGTGGACGAAGTTTAGCCCTGCATTGAGTTAA
- a CDS encoding VirK/YbjX family protein produces MSQQAIASSAVFKRGSFLSNMLYPNITGIDKVRKKFRLYCWCVFSPKVTDELMSCFDDPLLEKLITVYPSFIEKPLKPYGCVSWDKKQRMQMLKKHLQFMLNNFSSNLLNIYQHEGLKLSQITDKNDNVYNIYLDAGYSREGSLGLTLTDSNDMQLYCISFTVNQDQNHLHIGALQGPDSDIENRQELIKELTKGLYGLRPKALMVELALIFADAYQLKNITAVSNNGHIYQALRYIGSKRHAVNCDYDQIWQEYKGVKESNVTYKLPLLPERKDLSTLNRNKRKLYKNRYQWLDELKQTLALALKSVN; encoded by the coding sequence ATGTCTCAACAAGCCATCGCATCAAGCGCGGTATTTAAACGTGGATCATTTTTATCCAACATGCTTTATCCAAACATCACTGGAATTGATAAAGTAAGAAAAAAATTTCGTCTCTATTGCTGGTGTGTGTTCTCACCTAAAGTTACTGATGAACTAATGAGCTGTTTCGATGACCCATTACTTGAAAAATTAATCACGGTATATCCGTCATTTATTGAGAAACCACTTAAGCCATATGGCTGTGTTTCATGGGATAAAAAACAAAGAATGCAGATGTTGAAAAAACATCTCCAATTTATGCTGAACAACTTTTCTTCAAACCTTTTAAATATATATCAGCATGAAGGCCTTAAGTTATCTCAAATAACAGATAAAAACGACAACGTTTACAATATCTATCTTGATGCAGGTTACTCAAGAGAAGGTTCGCTGGGTCTTACGCTCACCGATAGTAACGACATGCAATTATATTGTATTAGTTTTACCGTTAATCAAGATCAAAACCATTTACATATTGGTGCGTTACAAGGCCCAGACAGTGATATTGAGAACCGTCAAGAACTCATCAAAGAGTTAACTAAGGGACTATATGGCTTACGTCCTAAGGCATTAATGGTGGAATTAGCTCTAATTTTTGCTGATGCTTATCAATTAAAAAACATTACCGCTGTCAGTAATAATGGCCACATTTATCAAGCACTCCGTTATATCGGTTCAAAACGTCATGCGGTTAACTGTGACTATGACCAGATCTGGCAAGAATATAAGGGTGTTAAAGAAAGTAACGTAACCTATAAATTACCTTTATTACCAGAGCGAAAAGACTTAAGCACACTCAATCGTAATAAACGCAAGCTTTATAAAAACCGTTATCAGTGGCTGGATGAATTAAAACAAACATTAGCGTTAGCACTTAAATCGGTAAATTAA
- a CDS encoding helix-turn-helix transcriptional regulator: protein MSRSQRLLELLQLLRRYKYPISAEKLASQLNVSVRTIYRDIATLQAQGADIEGETGLGYILKPSFDLPPMMFSLEELEALRLGAEWVAKQANGEFSEAAINALSKISAVLPTDHEAKHIESVIRVASALNAPKFMISLNELKSTIQKEHKVEIVYEDAKGSISKRIVWPILIGMFEQRSILVAWCEARDDFRNFRLDRIHSTSQLDSKYKRSRHALLTEWEALEGIKHKRILY from the coding sequence ATGTCTCGAAGTCAACGCCTTTTAGAGCTTCTCCAACTACTACGACGCTATAAATACCCAATATCCGCTGAGAAATTGGCTAGTCAGCTTAATGTAAGTGTGCGCACTATCTATCGTGATATTGCTACTTTACAAGCTCAAGGTGCCGATATCGAAGGAGAAACTGGTCTGGGGTATATCTTAAAACCTAGCTTTGATTTACCGCCAATGATGTTTAGCTTAGAAGAGCTTGAAGCCCTCAGGTTAGGAGCGGAATGGGTGGCAAAGCAAGCTAACGGAGAGTTTAGCGAGGCTGCCATTAACGCACTTTCTAAAATCTCAGCAGTGTTACCCACCGATCATGAAGCTAAACATATTGAGAGCGTCATTAGAGTTGCATCAGCTCTCAACGCTCCGAAGTTTATGATCTCTCTAAATGAGTTGAAATCAACGATTCAGAAAGAGCATAAAGTTGAAATTGTCTACGAAGATGCCAAAGGCTCTATCAGCAAAAGGATTGTGTGGCCAATTCTCATAGGTATGTTTGAGCAACGTTCTATTTTGGTTGCATGGTGCGAAGCACGAGACGACTTCCGTAATTTCCGACTTGATAGAATCCACTCGACTTCTCAACTTGATTCGAAATACAAGCGCTCTCGTCACGCTCTACTCACTGAATGGGAAGCCTTGGAGGGCATCAAGCATAAGCGTATTCTCTACTGA
- a CDS encoding TPM domain-containing protein translates to MIKKVLYFTGLLLLVSQVCFAQPTFPKLTGRVVDDAHILNASQTKQLEQLLADEEKQSSNQVVVVTIPSTDGIPIADYGYQLGRQWGIGNKEHDNGVLLIVAYNDKKIRIEVGYGLEGALPDATAISIINHEIKPEFKSGQFAKGIENGVLAILGAIKGEYKPVVQEEKPSYDLYLFILFVIVIQIIAFSRRRSNRSQYYRRNGDVFTSGGFGSGNFPRSGGNGGGFGGGSSGGGFSGGGGGFGGGGASGGW, encoded by the coding sequence ATGATAAAAAAAGTCCTGTATTTTACCGGACTCTTGTTGCTAGTTAGCCAAGTTTGCTTTGCACAACCCACCTTCCCAAAACTGACGGGACGTGTGGTGGATGATGCGCATATCCTTAATGCTTCGCAAACAAAACAGCTAGAGCAACTGCTTGCGGATGAAGAGAAACAATCTTCAAACCAAGTCGTTGTTGTTACCATTCCATCAACAGATGGGATCCCTATTGCCGATTATGGGTATCAACTCGGTCGTCAATGGGGTATTGGCAATAAAGAGCATGATAACGGTGTGCTATTAATTGTTGCCTATAACGACAAGAAAATCCGGATTGAAGTCGGTTATGGCTTAGAAGGTGCACTGCCAGATGCGACAGCCATTAGTATAATCAACCACGAAATAAAACCTGAGTTTAAATCAGGACAATTTGCCAAAGGGATTGAAAATGGCGTCTTAGCGATCCTTGGTGCAATTAAAGGTGAATATAAGCCTGTGGTTCAAGAAGAAAAACCGTCTTATGATCTTTACCTATTCATACTCTTTGTCATCGTGATTCAAATTATCGCTTTTAGCCGACGCAGAAGTAATCGTTCACAATATTATCGTCGCAATGGTGATGTATTCACCAGTGGTGGTTTTGGTTCGGGGAATTTTCCTCGCTCTGGCGGTAATGGTGGTGGCTTTGGCGGAGGCAGTAGTGGTGGTGGTTTTAGTGGCGGCGGCGGTGGCTTTGGTGGCGGCGGCGCATCAGGAGGATGGTAA
- a CDS encoding MarR family winged helix-turn-helix transcriptional regulator, with amino-acid sequence MNITLIHQLLERLGNLIRNETRTCLVEHGLQPVQLDALYYLSVCNRFSNTPKAVTEYLGLTKGTVSQSLKVLESKGYVRKSIDPDDKRITHLTVTEQGESLIAVIQPSQLLKKVWQDSRGDECGLDGELLEQQLTSLLAAIQQQNQCKSFGVCKTCKHNQTLTDGTHLCGLTQVALTDSDIQKICIEHIDSIQIE; translated from the coding sequence ATGAATATTACACTTATCCATCAGTTACTTGAGCGGCTCGGAAATTTGATCCGTAACGAGACGAGAACGTGTTTAGTTGAACATGGGCTGCAGCCTGTGCAATTAGATGCATTGTATTATTTGTCGGTGTGTAATCGATTTTCCAATACACCAAAAGCTGTCACTGAATACCTTGGTTTAACAAAAGGGACGGTGTCACAAAGCTTGAAAGTACTGGAAAGTAAAGGCTATGTCCGAAAAAGCATTGACCCTGATGACAAACGGATCACTCATCTTACTGTCACAGAGCAAGGTGAGAGTTTAATCGCTGTCATTCAACCATCACAACTTTTGAAAAAGGTATGGCAAGACAGTAGGGGAGATGAGTGTGGATTGGATGGCGAACTATTAGAGCAACAACTTACAAGCCTTTTAGCCGCGATTCAGCAGCAAAATCAGTGCAAATCCTTTGGCGTGTGCAAAACCTGTAAGCACAATCAAACGTTAACAGATGGCACGCACTTGTGTGGTTTAACCCAAGTGGCTTTAACTGACAGCGATATACAGAAAATTTGTATTGAGCACATTGATTCGATACAAATTGAATAA
- a CDS encoding DUF2007 domain-containing protein: protein MVVVERFSFVHEAHIAKANLESAGIHCCLADEFTVNTQWLYSNAMGGVRLMVEEKDIESARVLLESDFSDALEEQIPSFDNEHEHCAYCGSHDVVTYTKGKRPAFLMFIVLGFPLFTYQHGYKCNQCGKFSEEL, encoded by the coding sequence ATGGTTGTTGTAGAGCGATTTTCTTTTGTACATGAAGCGCATATAGCGAAAGCCAATCTAGAAAGTGCAGGTATTCACTGTTGCCTTGCCGACGAATTTACGGTCAATACACAATGGCTCTATTCTAATGCAATGGGGGGAGTGCGTTTGATGGTGGAAGAAAAAGATATAGAGTCAGCAAGAGTGCTACTTGAAAGTGATTTTTCTGATGCGCTAGAAGAACAAATACCATCTTTTGACAACGAGCATGAACATTGTGCTTATTGCGGTAGTCATGATGTAGTTACTTATACGAAAGGTAAGCGCCCAGCATTTTTAATGTTTATTGTGCTAGGTTTCCCTTTGTTTACATACCAACATGGTTATAAATGTAACCAGTGTGGTAAATTTAGTGAGGAGTTGTAA
- a CDS encoding TPM domain-containing protein, with amino-acid sequence MVNLKLFTKEQLETISQAIGEIEKTTDAELMTVVATKADDYYFVPTLWAAIIALFIPALLNFLPFWLELNDVLLCQLVGFIAFTLLFRIPAIKYRLVPKAVKHRRASLVAREQFLANGIHRTKQHLGVMIFVCEAEHYVEILTDFGISEQISDEAWSSIVADFTTNVRAGKTYEGFLQCLEQSSKLLANAYPLTENKNELPNCLVVIS; translated from the coding sequence ATGGTAAATTTGAAGTTATTTACTAAAGAACAACTAGAAACAATCAGCCAAGCAATTGGGGAAATTGAAAAAACAACCGATGCTGAATTAATGACTGTTGTTGCAACTAAAGCCGACGACTATTATTTTGTACCGACATTATGGGCAGCAATTATTGCGTTATTTATTCCCGCCCTACTCAATTTTTTACCTTTTTGGTTAGAGTTAAACGATGTTCTATTATGTCAGTTAGTCGGCTTTATCGCGTTTACCTTGCTATTTAGGATCCCTGCGATTAAATATCGCCTGGTGCCAAAAGCAGTGAAACATCGTCGTGCTAGCCTTGTGGCAAGAGAGCAATTTCTCGCCAATGGTATTCATCGTACCAAGCAGCATTTAGGCGTGATGATTTTTGTGTGTGAAGCCGAACATTACGTTGAAATCTTAACGGACTTCGGTATTAGTGAACAAATTAGTGATGAAGCATGGAGTTCTATTGTTGCTGATTTCACAACCAATGTTCGCGCAGGAAAAACCTATGAAGGCTTTCTGCAGTGCTTAGAGCAATCAAGCAAGTTACTGGCTAATGCTTATCCATTAACTGAAAATAAAAATGAGTTACCTAATTGCTTAGTCGTGATTAGTTAG
- a CDS encoding potassium channel protein, translated as MGLWLYLQRITVKYFSQLTGRNIAVITGLYIAISWLLLFLVGEKQLSSSFSTFFYYLVVTASTVGYGDHSPETALGKWVAALFIIPGGLGLFAIVVGRVATLFVSVWRRGMLGKRSLQMEQHILLLGWNENRTLSMLRMLLHEEAGRRTIVLCTRSEIENPMPDKIEFVRVTSYTNAEEMARASLDKASCIIVDALHDDITLTAALFAAGRNPNAHLLAYFDDEGLSDLLKLHCPNAECIPSVAIEMLAKSAVDPGSSLLHQELLSTDKGMTQYAIDYPTTQQPTTFALLFEHFKYQHDAILIAYEDGKGIQVNPPLNQPITPATRLFYIADERVDDMTWPEPVS; from the coding sequence ATGGGTCTGTGGTTATACCTACAACGGATCACGGTAAAATATTTCTCTCAATTAACTGGGCGAAATATTGCAGTTATCACGGGTTTATACATCGCAATAAGTTGGTTGCTACTATTCCTTGTGGGTGAAAAACAATTAAGTAGTTCTTTCTCCACTTTCTTTTATTACTTAGTCGTAACAGCTTCTACCGTGGGCTATGGCGATCACTCCCCTGAAACCGCACTAGGTAAATGGGTGGCTGCGCTATTTATTATTCCGGGTGGTTTAGGGCTATTTGCGATTGTTGTTGGTCGGGTAGCAACCTTGTTCGTGAGCGTTTGGCGACGTGGCATGTTAGGAAAAAGGAGTCTTCAAATGGAACAGCATATTTTACTGTTGGGCTGGAATGAAAATCGAACGCTTAGCATGTTGCGAATGTTACTACATGAAGAAGCAGGGCGTCGCACTATTGTGTTATGCACGCGTTCTGAAATCGAAAACCCTATGCCTGATAAGATTGAATTTGTCCGTGTCACTAGCTATACCAATGCAGAAGAAATGGCGAGAGCCAGTCTAGATAAAGCTAGTTGTATTATTGTTGATGCGCTACATGATGACATAACCTTAACTGCGGCATTATTTGCGGCAGGTCGTAATCCAAATGCACACTTACTGGCTTATTTTGATGATGAGGGACTGAGCGATTTATTAAAGCTTCATTGTCCTAATGCGGAATGTATTCCTTCGGTTGCGATTGAAATGCTTGCTAAATCAGCCGTCGATCCGGGTTCGAGTTTGCTTCATCAAGAGCTATTGAGTACGGATAAGGGGATGACTCAATATGCAATCGATTACCCAACGACACAACAACCAACGACCTTTGCGTTATTGTTTGAGCATTTTAAATATCAGCACGATGCTATCCTTATTGCCTATGAAGATGGTAAGGGCATTCAAGTCAATCCACCTTTAAACCAACCTATTACTCCTGCTACTCGTCTATTTTATATTGCGGATGAACGTGTTGATGATATGACGTGGCCAGAGCCTGTATCTTGA
- a CDS encoding VOC family protein translates to MLAIDSIVLYVEDVQLSMAFYESVFECQPKLLSPTFAVVEFAENVKITLKQADALTPSSQVRGGGTELSIPATSRVELDNLFEQWKKQSVVFAQEREESVYGVNFVALDPDGHRLRVFA, encoded by the coding sequence ATGTTAGCAATTGATTCTATTGTTCTTTATGTAGAAGACGTCCAACTTAGCATGGCTTTTTATGAGAGTGTATTCGAGTGCCAACCAAAGCTTTTGTCACCAACTTTCGCAGTTGTAGAGTTTGCTGAAAACGTGAAGATTACTCTTAAACAAGCTGATGCTTTAACACCAAGTAGCCAAGTTCGAGGCGGCGGCACGGAGCTTTCTATCCCAGCAACGAGTCGCGTCGAGCTAGACAACCTGTTCGAGCAATGGAAAAAGCAGAGTGTAGTATTTGCTCAAGAACGTGAAGAATCTGTATATGGCGTTAACTTTGTTGCATTAGACCCAGACGGTCACCGCTTACGAGTATTTGCTTAA
- a CDS encoding S9 family peptidase yields the protein MKENTWKDIIVNTKTTNVVHASSFNAPVAKKVPHEMTIHNDTRTDNYYWMRDDKRCDPEIIAHLNAENAYTDAVMAHTEALQQQLFEEIKGRIVKDDNSVPVKQGNYFYSSEVTGDNEYPVSVRADDFEGTNKTVLLDINELAKNHEYYNVSSLSISQDENLLAYGEDTVSRRIYTIKVKNLATGEYLADEITGTSGSIAWQNDNKAFYYIKKDPQTLLGYQVFRHQLGTNQTEDVLIFEEKDQTFYTSIGKSKDNELVYIWHSSTETSAVSIIDANDPNATAKPFLAREEGLEYSISKLGQQFYVLTNYKAVNFRLMKVDTDQIGDKSKWQDVIAPAEGVMLEDYELFDNYLVYQQRSNGLTHVTVRQLDTNEERELHFNDEAFTAFFYGNKELNTNKLRLYYSSMTTPASHFDINLDNSEFDLLKQAEVLGDFEASNYQSERLMINARDGKQVPVSLVYRKDLFKKDGTNPLYQYGYGSYGSTIDPSFSSSRLSLLDRGFVYAIAHIRGSEMLGRPWYEDGKKLTKQNTFNDFIDVTKALIEQGYGAKDKIFAVGGSAGGLLMGAIANQAPELYCGIAAQVPFVDVVTTMLDESIPLTTNEYDEWGNPNQKEYYEYMLSYSPYDNVGQHDYPNMLVTTGLHDSQVQYFEPMKWVAKLREMKTDNNRLLFKTDMEAGHGGASGRFKALHEDALEYAFFIDLLNEKTLKS from the coding sequence ATGAAAGAAAATACTTGGAAGGACATTATTGTGAATACAAAAACAACAAACGTGGTTCATGCGTCTTCATTTAACGCGCCAGTCGCAAAGAAAGTACCACATGAAATGACCATCCATAATGATACACGTACTGATAATTACTATTGGATGCGTGATGATAAACGCTGTGATCCTGAGATCATTGCCCACTTAAACGCAGAAAACGCCTATACCGATGCTGTAATGGCGCATACAGAAGCATTACAACAGCAGCTTTTTGAAGAAATTAAAGGCCGTATTGTAAAAGATGATAATTCAGTCCCCGTAAAACAAGGCAATTACTTCTATTCCAGCGAAGTAACGGGTGATAATGAATATCCTGTTTCAGTTCGAGCAGACGATTTTGAAGGAACGAATAAAACCGTATTGCTTGATATTAACGAACTGGCTAAAAACCACGAGTACTATAACGTTTCAAGCCTGAGCATTAGCCAAGATGAAAATTTACTGGCTTATGGTGAAGACACCGTTAGCCGTCGTATTTACACTATCAAAGTAAAAAACCTGGCTACGGGTGAATACCTTGCTGATGAAATCACAGGCACCAGTGGATCCATTGCGTGGCAGAACGATAACAAAGCGTTTTATTACATCAAGAAAGATCCGCAAACCTTATTGGGGTATCAAGTATTCCGTCACCAATTAGGTACAAACCAGACTGAAGACGTGTTGATTTTTGAAGAAAAAGATCAAACGTTTTATACCTCAATAGGTAAAAGTAAAGATAACGAATTGGTGTATATTTGGCATTCAAGCACTGAAACCAGTGCTGTTTCTATTATCGATGCTAACGATCCAAACGCTACGGCAAAACCATTCTTGGCGCGTGAAGAAGGCTTAGAGTACAGTATTTCGAAACTTGGGCAGCAATTTTACGTGTTGACCAATTATAAGGCTGTTAACTTCCGCTTAATGAAGGTTGATACCGATCAAATCGGTGATAAGTCAAAATGGCAAGATGTAATAGCACCTGCTGAAGGTGTGATGCTAGAAGATTACGAATTATTTGATAACTACCTTGTATATCAGCAACGTTCAAATGGTTTAACCCATGTGACAGTACGTCAATTAGATACCAATGAAGAGCGTGAATTACACTTTAATGATGAAGCATTCACCGCTTTCTTCTATGGCAATAAAGAGCTTAATACCAATAAACTCCGCCTTTACTATTCAAGTATGACAACGCCAGCGTCTCACTTTGATATCAACCTTGATAACAGTGAGTTCGACCTTTTAAAACAGGCTGAAGTACTAGGCGATTTTGAAGCAAGCAACTATCAATCAGAGCGATTAATGATCAACGCTCGTGACGGTAAGCAGGTACCTGTTTCTTTGGTTTACCGTAAAGATTTATTTAAAAAAGATGGCACCAATCCGCTTTACCAATATGGTTACGGTTCTTATGGTTCAACCATTGATCCTAGTTTTTCATCATCACGTTTAAGCTTGCTTGATCGTGGTTTTGTCTATGCTATCGCGCATATTCGCGGCTCTGAAATGCTAGGTCGCCCTTGGTATGAAGATGGAAAGAAACTCACCAAGCAAAACACCTTCAATGATTTTATTGATGTAACAAAAGCACTTATCGAACAAGGTTACGGTGCGAAAGATAAAATCTTTGCTGTTGGCGGCTCTGCAGGCGGTTTGTTAATGGGCGCGATTGCTAACCAAGCGCCTGAATTATATTGCGGTATTGCAGCGCAAGTGCCATTTGTTGATGTGGTAACGACCATGCTGGATGAGTCTATTCCATTAACGACAAACGAATATGACGAATGGGGTAACCCTAATCAGAAAGAGTATTACGAGTACATGTTAAGTTACTCGCCATACGATAATGTTGGTCAGCACGACTACCCAAACATGCTTGTGACAACAGGGCTACATGATTCACAGGTACAGTATTTTGAGCCAATGAAATGGGTAGCAAAACTGCGTGAGATGAAGACAGACAACAATCGTTTACTGTTTAAAACCGATATGGAAGCAGGCCACGGTGGTGCGTCAGGTCGTTTTAAAGCACTCCACGAAGATGCATTGGAATATGCTTTCTTCATCGACCTTTTAAATGAGAAAACGTTGAAGAGTTAA